In the Sinorhizobium arboris LMG 14919 genome, one interval contains:
- a CDS encoding DUF7660 family protein, translated as MIDIETVVDQQSLLNYLASMRTDFENGAVRWENTDLASYLEAMSAWLKDGAPQCETNPWKLVAFLLQAGAFYE; from the coding sequence TTGATAGATATTGAGACCGTTGTCGATCAGCAAAGTCTCCTAAATTATTTGGCGTCGATGCGAACCGATTTCGAGAATGGCGCTGTCCGATGGGAAAACACTGACCTTGCAAGCTACCTTGAAGCTATGAGCGCCTGGCTAAAAGACGGCGCGCCACAATGCGAAACCAACCCATGGAAGCTCGTCGCTTTTTTATTACAAGCGGGAGCCTTCTATGAATGA
- a CDS encoding DUF2750 domain-containing protein: MSFAAAHYQKFFDEIGETGIVWTICDDTGFPTSTSQSNKPAMPFWSSEARAQRIIETVPSYRRFGTHRLSLEVFRDRWLEGLEKDSIRVGINWSGERATGFDVEPSDVRRRLTIGA, encoded by the coding sequence ATGAGCTTCGCGGCAGCCCACTACCAAAAGTTTTTCGATGAAATTGGAGAAACTGGAATCGTCTGGACGATATGCGACGACACCGGTTTCCCGACTTCGACGAGCCAGTCAAATAAACCCGCCATGCCGTTTTGGTCTTCCGAAGCGCGGGCTCAGCGAATTATCGAGACTGTTCCTTCTTATCGCCGCTTCGGCACTCACAGGCTCAGCCTGGAGGTGTTCCGCGACAGGTGGCTGGAAGGCTTGGAGAAAGACTCCATAAGGGTTGGCATTAATTGGAGCGGGGAGCGTGCGACTGGGTTTGACGTTGAACCTTCTGACGTTCGCCGAAGGCTCACAATTGGCGCATAG
- a CDS encoding IS481 family transposase, which yields MPWKETSVLEERLRFVARLLEGESMSEVCRAFGISRKTGYKIFNRYKDDGVEALTDRSRRPVRYANQLPDPIEAMIVRLKKEKPHWGARKIRELLVKRLAGDVRIPAKSTVHAVLDRHGLVRQARKRNRANKAVGTHLSQALEPNDLWCADFKGEFKLGNGRYCYPLTITDQASRYLLCCEAFESTREQGVFEAFRRVFAERGLPAAIRSDNGLPFASPNGLYNLSKLSVWWLRLGIGLERIRPGRPQQNGRHERMHLTLKREATRPPGKNILQQQARFDEFVRQFNDERPHEALKMKTPSDIFTASTRPYTGLPEIDYPFHDREALVTNCGRLCIYRKKINISTVLAGQKLGIREVDEGIWLVSFMHYDLGYIDLEQRTLQTIDNPFGTRLSPMS from the coding sequence ATGCCGTGGAAAGAGACTTCGGTGTTGGAGGAGCGTCTGCGATTTGTCGCCCGTCTGCTTGAGGGCGAAAGCATGAGCGAGGTGTGCCGAGCGTTCGGCATCTCGCGCAAGACCGGCTACAAGATCTTCAACCGCTACAAGGATGATGGCGTGGAAGCGCTCACCGATCGATCTCGACGACCGGTGCGTTATGCCAACCAGTTACCTGATCCGATTGAGGCAATGATTGTTCGCCTCAAAAAGGAGAAGCCTCACTGGGGTGCCAGGAAGATCAGGGAGTTGCTCGTCAAACGGCTCGCTGGCGATGTGCGCATTCCAGCAAAGAGCACGGTGCACGCCGTGCTCGATCGACACGGCCTTGTGCGCCAGGCCCGCAAGAGGAACCGGGCGAACAAGGCCGTGGGCACGCACCTTTCGCAAGCGCTTGAGCCCAATGATCTGTGGTGCGCTGACTTCAAAGGCGAGTTCAAGCTCGGCAACGGCCGCTACTGTTACCCTTTGACGATCACAGACCAGGCCTCACGCTATCTTCTTTGCTGCGAAGCCTTCGAATCGACGCGCGAACAGGGCGTCTTTGAAGCGTTCCGGAGGGTCTTTGCCGAACGCGGCCTCCCAGCAGCCATTCGCTCCGACAACGGCCTGCCTTTCGCAAGCCCGAATGGCCTCTACAATCTCTCCAAGCTGTCCGTCTGGTGGCTGCGATTGGGGATCGGCCTCGAACGGATCAGGCCCGGCCGTCCGCAGCAGAACGGACGCCATGAACGCATGCACCTGACGCTGAAGAGGGAGGCAACCCGCCCGCCAGGAAAAAACATCCTTCAGCAGCAGGCCCGGTTCGACGAATTCGTCAGGCAATTCAATGACGAACGACCACACGAGGCGCTCAAGATGAAGACCCCGTCCGACATCTTCACGGCCTCAACCCGCCCCTATACCGGACTGCCGGAAATCGACTATCCCTTTCATGACAGGGAGGCACTCGTCACAAATTGCGGGCGTCTCTGCATCTATCGCAAGAAGATCAATATCTCCACCGTGCTGGCCGGCCAGAAGCTTGGAATCAGGGAAGTCGACGAAGGTATTTGGCTCGTCAGCTTCATGCACTATGATCTGGGATATATCGATCTGGAGCAGAGGACTTTGCAAACCATCGACAACCCGTTCGGCACGAGGTTGTCACCCATGTCTTAG